In one Grus americana isolate bGruAme1 chromosome 1, bGruAme1.mat, whole genome shotgun sequence genomic region, the following are encoded:
- the ING3 gene encoding inhibitor of growth protein 3 isoform X2, translating into MLYLEDYLEMIEQLPMDLRDRFTEMREMDLQVQNAMDQLEQRVNEFFMNAKKNKPEWREEQMTSIKKDYYKALEDADEKVQLANQIYDLVDRHLRKLDQELAKFKMELEADNAGITEILERRSLELDTPSQPVNNHHAHSHTPVEKRKHNPSSHHSTADHVPEKKFKSEALLSTLTSDASKENTPGSGAGAITMAAAQAVQATAQMKEGRRTSSLKASYEAFKNNDFQLGREFSLSRDSTGYSSSALASTLTQTLSSSTTDSRSGRKSKNNNKSSSQQSSSSSSSSSLSSCSSSSALAQELSQQTAVIPESDSNSQVDWTYDPNEPRYCICNQVSYGEMVGCDNQDCPIEWFHYGCVGLTEAPKGKWYCPQCTAAMKRRGSRHK; encoded by the exons ATGCTGTATCTGGAGGACTATCTGGAGA TGATCGAGCAGCTTCCCATGGATCTGCGCGACAGGTTCACCGAGATGCGCGAGATGGACCTGCAGGTGCAGA ATGCAATGGATCAGCTTGAGCAGAGGGTAAATGAATTTTTTATGAAcgcaaagaaaaacaaacctgaatGGAGAGAAGAACAAATGACATCGATCAAAAAA GATTATTATAAAGCTTTGGAAGATGCTGATGAAAAAGTGCAACTGGCTAATCAAATATATGATTTG GTAGACCGTCATTTGAGAAAATTGGACCAGGAACTCGctaaatttaaaatggaacTTGAAGCAGATAATGCTggaattacagaaatattagAGAGAA GGTCTCTGGAGCTGGATACACCATCACAGCCTGTGAATAACCATCACGCCCATTCTCACACTCCAGTAGAGA aaagGAAACATAATCCATCTTCTCACCATAGTACAGCAGATCATGTTCCTGAAAAGAAGTTTAAATCTGAAGCTCTTCTATCTACCCTGACTTCAGATGCTTCTAAAGAAAATACACCAG GATCTGGGGCCGGTGCAATTACCATGGCAGCAGCTCAAGCAGTGCAAGCCACGGCACAG ATGAAGGAAGGAAGACGAACATCCAGTCTAAAAGCCAGCTATGAAGCATTTAAGAACAATGATTTTCAGCTTGGAAGAGAATTTTCATTATCCAGAGATTCAACTGGATATTCATCATCAGCTCTGGCATCTACATTAACACAGACATTAAGTTCATCAACCACAGATTCACGAAGTGGCAGAAAAAGCAA aaacaacaacaaatcctCAAGTCAGCAGTCgtcctcatcttcctcttcttcatctcTGTCATCATGTTCTTCTTCATCTGCACTGGCACAAGAACTGTCTCAGCAAACAGCAGTAATACCAGAGTCTGATTCTAATAGCCAGGTTGACTGGACCTATGATCCAAATGAGCCACGTTACTGCATTTGTAATCAG GTGTCCTATGGTGAAATGGTAGGCTGTGATAACCAAGAT TGCCCTATTGAGTGGTTCCACTATGGATGTGTTGGACTGACAGAAGCACCAAAAGGGAAGTGGTACTGTCCGCAGTGTACAGCCGCAATGAAGCGAAGAGGCAGTAGACATAAATAA
- the ING3 gene encoding inhibitor of growth protein 3 isoform X3, protein MDQLEQRVNEFFMNAKKNKPEWREEQMTSIKKDYYKALEDADEKVQLANQIYDLVDRHLRKLDQELAKFKMELEADNAGITEILERRSLELDTPSQPVNNHHAHSHTPVEKRKHNPSSHHSTADHVPEKKFKSEALLSTLTSDASKENTPGCRNSNSSSSSNNAYNTNSSQPLASYNLGSLSSGSGAGAITMAAAQAVQATAQMKEGRRTSSLKASYEAFKNNDFQLGREFSLSRDSTGYSSSALASTLTQTLSSSTTDSRSGRKSKNNNKSSSQQSSSSSSSSSLSSCSSSSALAQELSQQTAVIPESDSNSQVDWTYDPNEPRYCICNQVSYGEMVGCDNQDCPIEWFHYGCVGLTEAPKGKWYCPQCTAAMKRRGSRHK, encoded by the exons ATGGATCAGCTTGAGCAGAGGGTAAATGAATTTTTTATGAAcgcaaagaaaaacaaacctgaatGGAGAGAAGAACAAATGACATCGATCAAAAAA GATTATTATAAAGCTTTGGAAGATGCTGATGAAAAAGTGCAACTGGCTAATCAAATATATGATTTG GTAGACCGTCATTTGAGAAAATTGGACCAGGAACTCGctaaatttaaaatggaacTTGAAGCAGATAATGCTggaattacagaaatattagAGAGAA GGTCTCTGGAGCTGGATACACCATCACAGCCTGTGAATAACCATCACGCCCATTCTCACACTCCAGTAGAGA aaagGAAACATAATCCATCTTCTCACCATAGTACAGCAGATCATGTTCCTGAAAAGAAGTTTAAATCTGAAGCTCTTCTATCTACCCTGACTTCAGATGCTTCTAAAGAAAATACACCAG GGTGTCGAAACAGTAATTCATCATCCTCTTCAAACAATGCATACAATACAAACTCTTCTCAACCATTGGCATCATATAACCTGGGCTCATTATCTTCAGGATCTGGGGCCGGTGCAATTACCATGGCAGCAGCTCAAGCAGTGCAAGCCACGGCACAG ATGAAGGAAGGAAGACGAACATCCAGTCTAAAAGCCAGCTATGAAGCATTTAAGAACAATGATTTTCAGCTTGGAAGAGAATTTTCATTATCCAGAGATTCAACTGGATATTCATCATCAGCTCTGGCATCTACATTAACACAGACATTAAGTTCATCAACCACAGATTCACGAAGTGGCAGAAAAAGCAA aaacaacaacaaatcctCAAGTCAGCAGTCgtcctcatcttcctcttcttcatctcTGTCATCATGTTCTTCTTCATCTGCACTGGCACAAGAACTGTCTCAGCAAACAGCAGTAATACCAGAGTCTGATTCTAATAGCCAGGTTGACTGGACCTATGATCCAAATGAGCCACGTTACTGCATTTGTAATCAG GTGTCCTATGGTGAAATGGTAGGCTGTGATAACCAAGAT TGCCCTATTGAGTGGTTCCACTATGGATGTGTTGGACTGACAGAAGCACCAAAAGGGAAGTGGTACTGTCCGCAGTGTACAGCCGCAATGAAGCGAAGAGGCAGTAGACATAAATAA
- the ING3 gene encoding inhibitor of growth protein 3 isoform X1, translating into MLYLEDYLEMIEQLPMDLRDRFTEMREMDLQVQNAMDQLEQRVNEFFMNAKKNKPEWREEQMTSIKKDYYKALEDADEKVQLANQIYDLVDRHLRKLDQELAKFKMELEADNAGITEILERRSLELDTPSQPVNNHHAHSHTPVEKRKHNPSSHHSTADHVPEKKFKSEALLSTLTSDASKENTPGCRNSNSSSSSNNAYNTNSSQPLASYNLGSLSSGSGAGAITMAAAQAVQATAQMKEGRRTSSLKASYEAFKNNDFQLGREFSLSRDSTGYSSSALASTLTQTLSSSTTDSRSGRKSKNNNKSSSQQSSSSSSSSSLSSCSSSSALAQELSQQTAVIPESDSNSQVDWTYDPNEPRYCICNQVSYGEMVGCDNQDCPIEWFHYGCVGLTEAPKGKWYCPQCTAAMKRRGSRHK; encoded by the exons ATGCTGTATCTGGAGGACTATCTGGAGA TGATCGAGCAGCTTCCCATGGATCTGCGCGACAGGTTCACCGAGATGCGCGAGATGGACCTGCAGGTGCAGA ATGCAATGGATCAGCTTGAGCAGAGGGTAAATGAATTTTTTATGAAcgcaaagaaaaacaaacctgaatGGAGAGAAGAACAAATGACATCGATCAAAAAA GATTATTATAAAGCTTTGGAAGATGCTGATGAAAAAGTGCAACTGGCTAATCAAATATATGATTTG GTAGACCGTCATTTGAGAAAATTGGACCAGGAACTCGctaaatttaaaatggaacTTGAAGCAGATAATGCTggaattacagaaatattagAGAGAA GGTCTCTGGAGCTGGATACACCATCACAGCCTGTGAATAACCATCACGCCCATTCTCACACTCCAGTAGAGA aaagGAAACATAATCCATCTTCTCACCATAGTACAGCAGATCATGTTCCTGAAAAGAAGTTTAAATCTGAAGCTCTTCTATCTACCCTGACTTCAGATGCTTCTAAAGAAAATACACCAG GGTGTCGAAACAGTAATTCATCATCCTCTTCAAACAATGCATACAATACAAACTCTTCTCAACCATTGGCATCATATAACCTGGGCTCATTATCTTCAGGATCTGGGGCCGGTGCAATTACCATGGCAGCAGCTCAAGCAGTGCAAGCCACGGCACAG ATGAAGGAAGGAAGACGAACATCCAGTCTAAAAGCCAGCTATGAAGCATTTAAGAACAATGATTTTCAGCTTGGAAGAGAATTTTCATTATCCAGAGATTCAACTGGATATTCATCATCAGCTCTGGCATCTACATTAACACAGACATTAAGTTCATCAACCACAGATTCACGAAGTGGCAGAAAAAGCAA aaacaacaacaaatcctCAAGTCAGCAGTCgtcctcatcttcctcttcttcatctcTGTCATCATGTTCTTCTTCATCTGCACTGGCACAAGAACTGTCTCAGCAAACAGCAGTAATACCAGAGTCTGATTCTAATAGCCAGGTTGACTGGACCTATGATCCAAATGAGCCACGTTACTGCATTTGTAATCAG GTGTCCTATGGTGAAATGGTAGGCTGTGATAACCAAGAT TGCCCTATTGAGTGGTTCCACTATGGATGTGTTGGACTGACAGAAGCACCAAAAGGGAAGTGGTACTGTCCGCAGTGTACAGCCGCAATGAAGCGAAGAGGCAGTAGACATAAATAA